GTCAAATCTACGGGGTTGATGCCTACGGTCGACAATTTGGATCTTGGTTACGAAAAACCTCTTTGCTCCGCCTTTGCCGAGAGATACTATGGGGAAACGGGTACTTTGCATCTTCCGTTTAGCgaaatgacgataactccaaatgatgcaaAGTTCATTACCGGGTTAAGCATATATGGTAAAGACGTAAATTACAAAGAATACGTGCAAGAGCTTTACTGGGACAAGATTTACGTGTTCACCAAGAATGTACtccaatgggatgaggagatTAACAAGTCACAGATGCTAGTAGGAAAAGCAAAGCAGAGGATATTTCATCTCTCGAAGTTGAGGGACCTCTTCATGCGAACAAAGAAGCTTTGTGTTGAGGGAAAAGAGGTGACCAAGGAACGTATCTTCGCCACGGCCAATGCGTATGTCCTCGACATCATGGGATCTGTTATCTTTCCCGATGTTTCCGGTGCCCGTGTGAACGCCAACTTTATTCAGTTGTTGGAACCATTTAACAAGATTCACGAATACTTTTGGGGAACTGCCATCCTTGCACTCTCGTTgaacgagttgagaaaggcttctaggGCTGAATGGAACCAAATCGGAGGGAATATGGATTTTCTGCAGGcgtggatatatttgcacttccca
This portion of the Papaver somniferum cultivar HN1 chromosome 11, ASM357369v1, whole genome shotgun sequence genome encodes:
- the LOC113324613 gene encoding protein MAINTENANCE OF MERISTEMS-like, encoding MTITPNDAKFITGLSIYGKDVNYKEYVQELYWDKIYVFTKNVLQWDEEINKSQMLVGKAKQRIFHLSKLRDLFMRTKKLCVEGKEVTKERIFATANAYVLDIMGSVIFPDVSGARVNANFIQLLEPFNKIHEYFWGTAILALSLNELRKASRAEWNQIGGNMDFLQAWIYLHFPIFAERAFLNKEWDGHFYGDMYTYNSKEKFQDVVYLKLRRQLENLTKKDVVFDPYKKDLDKRKGKMVG